One window of Myxocyprinus asiaticus isolate MX2 ecotype Aquarium Trade chromosome 6, UBuf_Myxa_2, whole genome shotgun sequence genomic DNA carries:
- the LOC127442577 gene encoding E3 ubiquitin-protein ligase znrf2-like, which translates to MGTRSSRLHEEAVSTPFDKDDIKRESCRRIRSTRPTSLMVEFSGSFDHDSEAKEEGSDSDTGQQASSDSSPADRHMSPSLSSQASPTDENGGDEKREEDGSPGGPVNGEEMGRVPQRTFSERLPAGRHSSGSGVTARSARVRGTHARPVSEAWIGLYRVNNRHGAIRCPFCTKPFPGGRIEDHLLSCLTSPPLPYNTDVLAKDSGECSICLEDLLQGETIARLACLCVYHKSCIDTWSKVKPCCPEHPFD; encoded by the exons ATGGGGACGAGATCGAGCCGTTTACACGAGGAGGCTGTTTCCACACCTTTCGATAAAGATGACATCAAGAGAGAGTCTTGTCGACGAATCCGAAGTACCAGGCCCACCAGCCTCATGGTGGAGTTCTCCGGTAGCTTCGACCATGATTCAGAGGCAAAGGAGGAGGGCAGCGACTCGGATACCGGGCAGCAAGCGAGCAGCGACAGTAGTCCCGCGGACCGCCATATGTCGCCGTCGCTGAGCAGTCAAGCCTCGCCGACGGACGAGAATGGAGGCGATGAGAAACGTGAGGAGGACGGCAGTCCGGGAGGCCCTGTCAACGGGGAGGAAATGGGCCGTGTACCGCAGCGCACTTTCTCGGAGCGTTTGCCCGCTGGACGCCATTCTTCCGGGAGCGGTGTCACTGCGAGGTCCGCACGGGTGAGAGGGACTCACGCTCGACCGGTGTCCGAGGCGTGGATCGGCCTCTACAGAGTCAATAACCGCCACGGTG CTATTCGTTGCCCCTTCTGCACCAAGCCGTTCCCTGGAGGGCGGATTGAGGACCACCTTTTAAGCTGTCTCACTTCTCCACCTCTCCCTTATAATA CGGATGTGCTTGCTAAGGACAGTGGAGAGTGCTCTATCTGTCTTGAAGACCTGCTGCAGGGCGAGACCATCGCCCGACTGGCCTGCCTGTGTGTCTACCATAAGAG CTGCATTGACACTTGGAGCAAAGTGAAGCCGTGCTGCCCTGAGCATCCTTttgattga
- the cbln13 gene encoding cerebellin 13, with protein sequence MLALKMVLLVCVGASLAQELITAEKLKSIEERLRITEATLNELKRENEALRMTAQASEIKLESLQAVNKAKEVAFSVGLLSAGSQQFGPFSTQENLVYKKIFINTGNAYDSSTGIFTAPVNGVYFFRFYVHSHPDKQMAVSLYKNSERQCSIFSLKPQTNTNASNGVILTLKKGDKVNTQLWENSWLYDDENNYTSFSGFLLFPS encoded by the exons ATGTTGGCTCTAAAGATGGTTTTATTGGTCTGTGTTGGTGCCTCATTGGCACAAGAGTTGATTACGGCAGAAAAACTAAAGAGCATCGAGGAAAGACTGCGAATCACAGAGGCAACTCTGAATGAACTGAAGAGAGAGAATGAAG CTTTAAGGATGACTGCACAAGCCTCAGAGATAAAGCTTGAATCTCTTCAGGCAGTGAATAAAG CCAAAGAGGTTGCGTTTTCAGTTGGACTTTTGTCAGCTGGATCACAACAATTTGGACCCTTCAGTACACAGGAAAATCTGGTCTACAAAAAAATCTTCATTAACACTGGAAATGCATATGACTCAAGCACTG GTATTTTCACAGCACCAGTGAATGGAGTCTATTTCTTCAGATTTTATGTTCATTCTCACCCTGATAAACAAATGGCAGTCAGTCTCTATAAGAATTCTGAAAGGCAATGCTCTATTTTTTCGTTGAAGCCTCAGACCAACACTAATGCCAGCAATGGTGTTATTCTTACACTGAAGAAGGGTGATAAAGTTAACACACAGCTGTGGGAGAACAGCTGGTTGTATGATGACGAAAACAACTACACCAGTTTTAGTGGTTTTCTGCTTTTCCCCTCTTAA